DNA from Parafrankia irregularis:
ACATGAAAGCGCTCGCGGGAGAAGCTGGATGAACGCGCAGAAAACCAGAGTCGACCACGCGATCGAGATAATCCACCTGGAAACCAGGAGTTAAAGGGCGCGACCAGGACGGATCCACCACGGCGGGTATGGGGTCATGGCACGGCGCGTACATCGTCAACGCGTCGAGGACCGCGAGACAGGTCATGTCACAGCGTCGCAGATCCTCCACCAGCACGCCCGTCTCCACAATCGGAAAGAACCTGAGCACAGCGCCGTCGATGCCAACCTGTTCAGGGCCGGACGTTGAGCGTTCCGCCGGTCCTGCCGCCGAGGCGGCGGGGTTGTCCGCGGGAGCGACGGGGTGGCCGGACAGCGCGACACACCGGGCGCACCGGGACCCCAGCTTCAGATCCAGTTGACTGCGGTTGAGCGCGACGAAACTGCCACCACATTCCGCGCAGTCGGGCTTCTCGTGCGTGGCGACGCACAACGTGCGGATGTACTCGTCAAGCCGGACCGTCCGCCCTTTCGTCCTCGCGCGGATCTCGGCGACCTTGACGGCCCACGCGGGATAACCCGGGAGGTAGACGCTGTACGAGTGCCGCCAGTAGTCGAGCGCCACACCCGCAGCCTCGGGATCAGTGGTGGTGACTGTGACTGTCAGCAAGGGCAGATGGAACACCGTCTGAGCGTCTGCCGCCCGCGGTGTGGAGTCCTCGACCTGGGCCAAAGGTTCACCTCCCGAATATAGGAATTCTACCGATCCCATCACGTTTGACAGCAGTGAGTGCGGCACGGCAGGCGGCAGCCCCCGCCGCCGTATCACCGGGCATCGACGCCGAGCCGACCGGCGTAGCGCGCATGGACCGCACGGATTCGGCGTGCAGGCCCGACCAGAGGTCCAGCCAGGCCGACCACCACCTGGCCGGATCTGCCGCACGGTGTGCCCGGTAGGAAGCCGAGACCATGGCTCCGACGCCGACACGCCGAAGTGCGGCACGCACACGTTCGGTCTGCTCAGCGGTCAGCGCGTACGAGGCGCGCAGCCCGCGAGCCGCCAACGCGTCCGCAAGCGGTAGCAGGTCCTCGGGCACCATGCGTCCCCGCCGCGACGCGGCGGCCGGCCGGCGGGGCCGCCGCGTTCTCCTTCTGGGAGAACGCGAGGTAGATCTACAGAAGGTCGTCGGTCCTGAGGACTGGGGAGCCCGGTCCTGGACCGACGTCTCCGCCTCTGATGACATCGGGGCTGGCTCCGCTTCTTCCACCGAGCCCGGAGGGCAGACGATGCGGTAGCGGTTCGATCGGCGGCCGCCGCCCCGCTCGGTCGCCAGAATGCCGATGGCCTCCAGCGCACGCACCGCGCGCCGGGCCGTCGATTCCGAGACCTCGGCCCGCGCGGCGAGTGTGGGCATCGATGGGAAGGCACCCGACCAGTCCTCCGCGTCGAGGTAGTAGGCGATCGCGAGCAGCGTGGAACGCAGCACGCGCACCGACACCATGCGCCCGCAGACGACGGTCGGGACGAGCCGGATCGCGCGAACATGGGAGTAGAGCGCGGATACGGCGGAACGTTGTGGAATGCTAGAGGCCACGGTTCGGACTCCTGGTTTGGCAGGGTGCGGATCGAGGCCCCGTTCGGTGCTCGTAACACCGGGCGGGGCCGCCCCATCGATGGGGATGATCCACGTTAGCCCGCAAAACGGGCCGCACTCACCAGCCTTCCTCTGCGACCACAACAAAACCACATCTCGCGCAGGTGGCGAGCAATATCTCCAGCATCAGTTCGATATAATCTAGTGAATAATAAAATTCACGACGACGAGACGGGCCGGCTGACTGCAGGCGAGTGAGCGCGGCCGGTCGGACGAGCACGGACTACCGGTCGAGTACCACGGGCCGCCGGTAGAGCCGGGCCTCGCCCGCCGCCAAGCGGCGGCCGGCTCCGCTCAGCGGCAGCAGGCCACACTGACGAAGCGGTCGACGGCCCGCCGGCCCTGACCGGAGGTGGCCCGATCAGTTCAATGCCCAGAGGCGCACCGTGAAGTCGCCGCTGCCGCTGGCGATCGTCCGTCCATCCGGCGCGAACGCCACCGAGTAGACGTAGCTGGCGTGATTGGTGAGCGGAGACGCCACGGGGACCGGCACACCCGGTTCTGTGACATCCCACAGCCGTACCGTGAAGTCGCCACTGGCGCTGGCGAGGGTCCGCCCGTCCGGCGAGAACGCCACCGAGAACACGTACTCCGTATGACCGGTGACTGGTGCCCCGAGCGGCCGGGGCGCAGCCAGGTCAGTCACGTCCCACAGCCGCACCGTCTTGTCGTCACTGGCACTGGCCAGGACATGCCCGTCCGGCGAGAACGCCACCGACCGCACGGGGTTGGTGTGGCCGGTGAGCGCCGGGCCCAGTGAACGGGGTGCGTTCCGGTTGGTGACATCCCATAGCCGCACCGTGTAGTCGCCGCTGGCGGTGGCGATGGTCCGCCCGTCCGGCGAGAACGCCACCGAGAACACGTAGTCCGTGTGACCGGTGAGCGCGGATTCCAGCAACCGGGGCGCAGCCACGTCGGTCACATCCCACAGCCGCACCGTGTTGTCGTCACTGGCGCTGGCGAGAGTCCGCCCGTCCGGCGCGAACGCCACCGAATACAGGCCTTCGGCGTGGCCGGTGAGCGGGGCGCCCAGGGGACGGGGCGCATCTCGGTCCGAGACGTCCCACAGCCGCACCGTGCTGTCCCAACCGGCGCTGGCCAGAGTGCGTCCGTCCGGCGAGAAATCCACCGAGAACACGTAGCCGGTGTGACCGGTGAGCGGAGAGCCCAGCGGGCGGGGCGCGCTCCGGTCGGTGACATCCCACAGCCGCACCGTGCTGTCCCAACTGGCGCTGGCCATGGTGCGGCCATCCGGCGACAACGCCACCGAGGACACGACGTTGGTATGACCGGTGAGCGCGGAGCTCACCGGGCGGGGGTTGAGGGGGGCGATGGGCCCGGGGTTCGCCGTCGGCGCCTGGGAAGCCGTCGATCGCCTGGAGGCCGTGGGCGTCGTCGAGGTGGGTGTGCCGGCCGACGCACCGGAGGCGGGAGATTCTCCGGCTGAGAGTGCGGCGGGATCCCCTCCCGTCGGAAGGGTCAGGGCGAGGATGACACCGACGATGGCGAGCAGGGCCGCCGCGGCGGCAGCAGGCAGGCGGAACCGCCGAGGCAGGGATCGACCGGGGCGCCAGGTGCGTGCTTCACGTGTTGCCCCGTCCGAGTCTGATGCGACGTCCGGGGTGGACGGGTGGGCGGCCCGCTGGGTGGGGAGGTCCGAGGTGCTGTCCGGCTGTGGCTCGGCGCCGTCCGGGATGTGCGGCGCCAGTACACGGGTGGCGGGCGCTTCGGCCGCGGCTCGGACAGCGTCGTCAATGCTGAGTCCGATGCCGGCGCGGTCGGACCAGCCCTGGCTGCACACCGCGGCGGCCGCCGCGGCCAGGTCCAGGGCGAAGGCGCGCGCCGATGGATGCCTGTCGGCCGGATCCTTCGCCAGGCAGCGCATCACCACCTCGGCGATCGGTTCCGCCACACCCGTCGGCGGGGCGGGCATGACGTTGAGGTGATGATGGATGAAACCCGCGGCGGGCAGCGCCGGGTCGAAGGGCGGGTCGTCCCCCAGCAGTTCGTAGAGCATGATGCCGAGCGCGTAGAGGTCGGTCGCCGCCCCGAGCTGGCCGCCGAGGATCTGTTCCGGCGCCATGTAGCGAGGGGTGCCGCTCACCGCGCTCGCGGTGGTCACCGTCCCCTGCGCGATCTTGGCGATGCCGAAGTCGGCCACCTTGGGCCGGCCAGCCGCGTCGAAGAGAACGTTCGACGGCTTGATGTCGCGGTGCAGCACCCCACGCCCATGGGCGTAGGACAGGGCGGCCGCCACCGCCAGCCCCACCGCGCAGCCCGCCTCGACCGTCATGTCGTATTCGCGGGTGGTCAGCGGGCCACCGGCCAGCAGCTCCATCACCAGCAGATGAAGATCACCAATGGTGAGGGCGTCATAGACCCGGATGATGTGGGGATGATCCAACGAGGCCAGCACCCGGGCCTCGCTCCAGCTACGCCCGGCGACGCCACCCTGGTCCGCGGGCAGAATCTTGATCGCCACATCGCGGCCCAGCTCGCGATGCCGCCCGGCCAGCACCAGCCCGAACGCACCCCGCCCCAGCCGGCCCCCGATCTCGTATCCCGGTAACGCCGCCGCGATCTGGGCCTTGTCCTCAATCATGAGGCGGCCCCGGCCCCGGTCCCGGCCTCGCATCGAGGAAAACTGCCCTCGTACGCCACTCCGCCCCCCAAGGACCGTCACGCAACGCGTCCGATCCTAGCGGGCCTCGGCACAATCCCGATCACATCCGACCGATGACAACAAACTGTTGCGCTGAGATGCCGACTCACGGCGGCATTGTCACGGCCCGACAGAACGCCGGCGCACCACCAGCTTTCGGTGGGCGGATCAGTCCGGGGCGTTCCCGTCGCGGTGGCTGTCGTAGACGGTGGTCCCGGCTTTGATGGTCTCCTCCACCACGAGGTCCCGGATGGTCTCCGCGGGCACCGTCAGGGGATTTCGGTCGAGGATGACGAGGTCGGCCAGCTTGCCCACCTCGATGCTGCCCTTGGTGTCCCGTTCGAAGTACTGGTGGGCGGCGTTGATGGTGATCGCCTTCACCGCGTCGAGGGCGGACACACACTGGTGGGCACCGAGGGTGTGGTTCGAGCGGGTGGCCCGCGTGACCTGGCTGGCCAGGATCGCAATCGAGTTCGGCAGCGCGACCGGTGCGTCATGGTGGCTGGTGTAGAGCAGCTGGCGGTCCAGCGCCCACCTGGCCGGGGAGATGTTCTCCGCGCGTTCCTCGCCGAGCACGGTGCTGCGATACCAGTCGCCCCAGTAGTAGGTGTGCATGGAGAAGAAGGACGGGATGATCCCGAGCTCCGCGAAGGCGTCGAGCTGGTCCGCCCGGGCGGTCTGGGAGTGGATCGCGACCGTCCTGCGGTCGGCGGGTCCCAGAGCCGCCGTGGCATTCCGTATGGCGGCGATGAACTGGTCGATGGCCGCGTCCCCGTTGACGTGCGCGAGGACCTGCCAGCCCCGCTCGAAACCGGCCCGCACCTGCCGTTCGGCCACGTCGTCGGTGATGACGGGGTAACCGGCGTAGTCGGCGCCGGTGCCGGGCGGTGGAGTGAGGTAGGGCCGGGTCAGCCAGGCGGTGCGGCCCTGCGGCGAACCGTCCAGGAACATCTTGATTCCCGCTGCCCGCAGGCCGGCACTGTATTCCTGGGCTTCCTGGAGCCGATCCGGATCCTGCACGGCTTCGTCCGCCTTGACGTACACGACCAGGTCAATGGGAAGCCCGGCGGGGAACTCCGTCGCGGCCTTGCGCATAGCGGCCAGCTGGTCGAGCGTGGCGGCCCCCTCCTGCACGGTGGTGAAACCGAAACTCGCGGCCCTCCGTAGCCCCCTGGGCAGGAACTGGGCCTGGTCGTCGGCGTGCATGCCCGCGATCGCCCTGGCCGCGGCCGGGTTGAACGCGTTCTCCTCCAGAACACCGTCGGGTGTCCCGTACTGCGGCGCCGCATCCTGGCGCCGGATCACCCCGCCGGCCGGGTTCGGTGTGCCGGCGCCGTATCCGAGAAGCTCAAGTCCA
Protein-coding regions in this window:
- a CDS encoding helix-turn-helix domain-containing protein — encoded protein: MASSIPQRSAVSALYSHVRAIRLVPTVVCGRMVSVRVLRSTLLAIAYYLDAEDWSGAFPSMPTLAARAEVSESTARRAVRALEAIGILATERGGGRRSNRYRIVCPPGSVEEAEPAPMSSEAETSVQDRAPQSSGPTTFCRSTSRSPRRRTRRPRRPAAASRRGRMVPEDLLPLADALAARGLRASYALTAEQTERVRAALRRVGVGAMVSASYRAHRAADPARWWSAWLDLWSGLHAESVRSMRATPVGSASMPGDTAAGAAACRAALTAVKRDGIGRIPIFGR
- a CDS encoding WD40 repeat domain-containing serine/threonine protein kinase codes for the protein MIEDKAQIAAALPGYEIGGRLGRGAFGLVLAGRHRELGRDVAIKILPADQGGVAGRSWSEARVLASLDHPHIIRVYDALTIGDLHLLVMELLAGGPLTTREYDMTVEAGCAVGLAVAAALSYAHGRGVLHRDIKPSNVLFDAAGRPKVADFGIAKIAQGTVTTASAVSGTPRYMAPEQILGGQLGAATDLYALGIMLYELLGDDPPFDPALPAAGFIHHHLNVMPAPPTGVAEPIAEVVMRCLAKDPADRHPSARAFALDLAAAAAAVCSQGWSDRAGIGLSIDDAVRAAAEAPATRVLAPHIPDGAEPQPDSTSDLPTQRAAHPSTPDVASDSDGATREARTWRPGRSLPRRFRLPAAAAAALLAIVGVILALTLPTGGDPAALSAGESPASGASAGTPTSTTPTASRRSTASQAPTANPGPIAPLNPRPVSSALTGHTNVVSSVALSPDGRTMASASWDSTVRLWDVTDRSAPRPLGSPLTGHTGYVFSVDFSPDGRTLASAGWDSTVRLWDVSDRDAPRPLGAPLTGHAEGLYSVAFAPDGRTLASASDDNTVRLWDVTDVAAPRLLESALTGHTDYVFSVAFSPDGRTIATASGDYTVRLWDVTNRNAPRSLGPALTGHTNPVRSVAFSPDGHVLASASDDKTVRLWDVTDLAAPRPLGAPVTGHTEYVFSVAFSPDGRTLASASGDFTVRLWDVTEPGVPVPVASPLTNHASYVYSVAFAPDGRTIASGSGDFTVRLWALN
- a CDS encoding amidohydrolase, with protein sequence MAVNTAAGRAVPGVVPGHADVIFFGGPIVTVADTPVNAGSPEAVVVKAGRIVFVGDRSRALADWRGADTQLRDLRGRALLPGFIDAHGHLTGTGFQASVANLLAEPDGNVTTIASLRDALAEFAVSEVGRRSEWIIGFGYDDSMLAETRHPTRDELDLVSTDRPVLAIHQSFHLGAVNSRGLELLGYGAGTPNPAGGVIRRQDAAPQYGTPDGVLEENAFNPAAARAIAGMHADDQAQFLPRGLRRAASFGFTTVQEGAATLDQLAAMRKAATEFPAGLPIDLVVYVKADEAVQDPDRLQEAQEYSAGLRAAGIKMFLDGSPQGRTAWLTRPYLTPPPGTGADYAGYPVITDDVAERQVRAGFERGWQVLAHVNGDAAIDQFIAAIRNATAALGPADRRTVAIHSQTARADQLDAFAELGIIPSFFSMHTYYWGDWYRSTVLGEERAENISPARWALDRQLLYTSHHDAPVALPNSIAILASQVTRATRSNHTLGAHQCVSALDAVKAITINAAHQYFERDTKGSIEVGKLADLVILDRNPLTVPAETIRDLVVEETIKAGTTVYDSHRDGNAPD